From Cryptosporangium minutisporangium:
CGACGGTCGAACGCGGTCTTCATCTCGTCGACGGCGGAGAGGTCACCGGAGACGGCCGCGAGCGCCGCGCGCTGCGCCACGTTGCAGACGTTCGAGGTCGCGTGCGACTGCAGGTTGGAGGCGGCCTTGACGACGTCCGTCGGGCCGATCAGCCACCCGACCCGCCAGCCGGTCATCGCGTAGGTCTTCGCGACGCCGTTGAGGATGACGGTCTGGTTCGCCAGCTCCGGAACGGCCTTCACGATCGAGACGAACTCGGCGTCGCCGTAGATCAAGTGCTCGTAGATCTCGTCGGTGATCACCCAGATGCCGTGCTCCAGCGCCCAGCGGCCGATCGCCTCGACCTCGGCAGCGGTGTACACCCCGCCGGTGGGGTTGGAGGGGGAGCAGAACAGCAGGGCCTTGGTCTTCTCGGTGCGGGCGGCTTCGAGCTGCTCGACCGTGACCAGGTAGTCCTGGGTCTCGTCGGCGACGACGTCGACCGGGACGCCGCCGGCCAGGCGGATCGCCTCGGGGTAGGTGGTCCAGTACGGCGCCGGGAGGATGACCTCGTCGCCGTCGTCGACCAGCGTCGCGAACGCCTCGTACACGGCCTGCTTGCCGCCGTTCGTGACGAGAACCTGGTTCGCGGCGACCTCGACGCCGGTGTCGCGCAGGGTCTTCTCCGCGATCGCGGCCTTGAGCTCCGGCAAGCCGGCCGCGGGGGTGTACCGGTGGTTCTTCGGCTCGCTGCAGGCGGCGATCGCCGCCTGGACGACGTAGTCCGGGGTGGGGAAGTCGGGCTCGCCCGCGCCGAAGCCGATCACCGGGCGCCCGGCCGCCTTCAGCGCCTTGGCCTTGGCATCAACGGCGAGCGTGGCGGATTCGGCGATGGCGCCCACTCGAGTCGATATACGGCGGGCCGGCGTGGTGTCTGCTGCGGTCATGGGTTCCATGCTGGCAGACCCGCCCGGACGTACGCGCGCCTATAGTCGCCGCCCGGCGCCGACCACCCGCCGGTCCGGGCCGAGTGGGCCCCGCGCCGGTTTGGGAGATTCGTAGCGGACCCCGTACACTCATCGCTCTGGGGCGTGTCGACGCCCGACCCGCCACCCCTGGTCGGACGGCGGGTTGTCGTCGCGCTCGCTCTCAGGGAAGTATGTTGCAAGCGCGCCGCTGCACCCGCAGCGATGCGAAGGGGTGTAGCTCAATTGGCAGAGCAGCGGTCTCCAAAACCGCAGGCTGCAGGTTCAAGTCCTGTCACCCCTGCACCGACCTCGACCGACGAGGGGAACTCAGGCCTCGGCCGGTGAGTTAAGAGCACGACGACGGAAGGCTGAGCGGGCAGAGTCCACTCAGCCGCCCGCCCGAAGAACGACCGACGACGGAAGGCAGAGTAGGCGGAGTCCGAGAGCAAGGACACCGCCACTTAGCCCCCGCCGAAAGAACGACCGACGACGGAAGGCAGTCCGGTGGCCGAGAGCAAGGGCAGCGCCCAAGCCGCGGAGCGGTCTGCAGCTAGCGTCGCCGCGAAGACCGACGGTTCGCCCAAGCTGCCCAAGGGCGGCGGCAAGGGCCCGGTCGACAAGGGGCCCCGCAAGGGCACCAAGGAGCGTCGGCCCAACCCGATCTCCCGGCTGATCCGGTTCATCCGCGAGGTCGTCGCAGAGCTGCGCAAGGTGATCTGGCCCACCCGCAAGGAGCTGATCACCTACACGTCCGTGGTCATCGTGTTCGTGACGATCATGACCGCGATCGTGTGGGGCCTCGACGCCGGCGTCGCCAAGATCGTGATGTGGGCGTTCGGGGCGAACGGCGACTCCTAGTTAGGCCCCGAGGCCGGCCCGCACCGCGGGTTGGCCTCGTGCCGCGTCCGCGTGCGGAACAATGGACTAAAACCCACAGACAGAGAAGAGCCATCGCGTGCCCGAGTACGACGAGGATTTCCGCCTTCCCGAGGGAGGCGAGACCGCCGCCCTGACCGATGACGACGAGGCGTCGGCCGACGTCGAGGCGCTCCAGGCTCCGACTCCGGCCCCCGAGGCCGTCACCGTCGAAGAGGAAGACCCGGTCGAGGAGCTGCGTCGCGCCCTCCGGATGGCTCCCGGTGAGTGGTATGTCGTGCACTCCTACGCCGGCTACGAGAACAAGGTCAAGACCAACCTCGAGAGCCGCATCACCTCGCTGAACGTCGAGGACTACATCTTCCAGATCGAGGTGCCGACGCAAGAGGTCACCGAGGTCAAGAACGGCAAGCGGCAGCAGGTCCAGTCGAAGGTCTTCCCGGGCTACTTGATGGTCCGGATGGAGCTGACGCCGGAGTCCTGGTCCGCGGTGCGGAACACGCCGGGCGTCACCGGCTTCGTCGGGGCCACCTCGCGTGCCGACCGCCCGAGCCCGCTGAGCCTCGAAGAGGTCGTCAAGATCCTCGCGCCGACCGTCCAGAAGGAGGTCAAGGCGCCGGTGAAGGTCGTCGACTTCGAGGTCGGCGACTCGGTCACCGTCACCGAGGGCGCGTTCGCCACGCTGCCCGCCTCGATCAGCGAGATCAACCCGGACGCGCAGAAGCTCAAGGTGCTCGTCTCGATCTTCGGCCGCGAGACCCCGGTAGAACTCAACTTCAACCAGGTCTCCAAGATTTAGCCACGGCGCCGACCGACCAGGGTCGGCGTCGCCGGTTCTCGGCCGGGCATCATTGACGGTGCCCGGTTGTTGCCGGCAAGGACTCCCGGAGAGACCGGGGGAACTGCAGTACGCCCAGGAAGCCCAGGAAGATGCCTCCCAAGAAGAAGAAGCTCTCAGCGATCATCAAGCTCCAGATCAAGGCCGGCGCCGCGACGCCTGCCCCGCCGGTCGGCCCCGCGCTGGGTCAGCACGGCGTGAACATCATGGAGTTCTGCAAGGCCTACAACGCGGCCACCGAGTCGCAGCGGGGCGACATCGTCCCCGTTGAGATCTCGGTCTACGAGGACCGCTCGTTCACGTTCGTCACCAAGACCCCGCCGGCCGCGCGTCTGCTGCTCAAGGCCGCCGGTGTGCCGAAGGGTTCGGGCGAGCCGCACAAGACCAAGGTCGCGACCGTGACGCGGGACCAGGTCCGGCAGATCGCCGAGACCAAGATGGTCGACCTGAACGCGATCGACATCGATCAGGCCGAGAAGATCATCGCCGGCACGGCGCGTTCGATGGGCATCACCGTCCAGGACTGATTGCCTCGGGCCCGCATCGCCCGGCCCAGCTTCCCGCTCGCGGCGTTTTCGCCCACTCGGTTGCAGAGCAACCGTCGCAGGCTGCGGCCTTGCGAGCGGAGACCTGGATCCGGCCGCTGCTCCCACTCGGGCGGTGACCGTCAGAACCACCCCGCATCAGCGGGCGACAGATGAGAAATCGTGGGAGAGCCGGGCGCGGCTCATCAACCACGAACTCCACAGACTCAGGAGACGTAATGAAGCGCAGCAAGGCTTACCGCGCGGCGGCGGAGACCGTCGACAAGTCGAAGCTCTACAGCCCGCTCGAGGCAGCGCGGCTGGCCAAGTCCACCAGCACCACCAAGTACGACGCGACCGTCGAGGTTGCGATCCGGCTCGGCGTCGACCCTCGTAAGGCCGACCAGATGGTGCGTGGCACGGTCAACCTGCCGCACGGCACGGGCAAGACCGCTCGGGTCATCGTGTTCGCGGTCGGCGACAAGGCCGCGCAGGCCGAGGCCGCCGGTGCCGACGCGGTGGGCTCCGACGACCTGATCGAGCGGATCCAGGGCGGGTGGCTCGACTTCGACGCCGCCATCGCGACCCCGGACCAGATGTCCAAGGTTGGCAAGATCGCGCGGATCCTGGGCCCGCGCGGTCTGATGCCGAACCCGAAGACCGGTACGGTCACGCCGGACGTCACCAAGGCTGTGAACGAGATCAAGGGCGGAAAGATCAACTTCCGCGTCGACAAGCAGGCCAACCTGCACCTCGTCATCGGCAAGGCGAGCTTCGACGACACGAAGCTGGTTGAGAACTACGCGGCCGCGCTCGAGGAGATCAACCGGGCGAAGCCGAGCGCCGCGAAGGGCAAGTTCCTCCGGAAGATCACGTTCACGACCACGATGGGTCCGGGCATCCCGGTCGACCCGAACCGGGCGCGTAACCTCCTCGAAGAGGACGCGGCCGCCACGGCCTGACGTTCCGCACCGCATTCCGCATCACGACGAGGCGGCTCCCGACGGGGGCCGCCTCGTTCGTCGTTGTTGGGGGAAGAATGGGGGCATTGTGCTGTGCGCACACTGCCATTGCGCGCTGGACTGATAGTTTTCTCTTCGAAGGGCGGGCCGAGCCGGAGGGGGCTTCGCCGACAGAGTCGGACGATGCCCCCTCTCCGCCCGCCCAGGGCCGGGTTGCGCGGCCCTCGGCGTCGCCGCCGGTTTCCGATTCGGGGGATCGCCGAGCGTGAGGTACGCTGGTCGATGACATCCACCGAAGACCGCTGGTCGCTGTGCTGTGTTCGTTCCGAGCCGGCACGGCCGAAGGTCCCGCTGACGCGGGCGACCCGCGCAGGCCGGACGGTCGCCGTAGGTTCCCACGCCTGCCTCGAGTGTTGAGGCGCTGCGTGAAAATCCTGTGTGCTGCCCCGTGCGCCCTGCGCCGGGGCGTCTCTCGTTTCAGGCGGGCACGACCAGCCCGAGTTACGAGAGAGGAGGCCCATGGCTGACACTCAGGCCCGCCCCGACAAGGCGGCCGCAGTGGCTGAGCTGACCGGTGGTTTCCGCGACTCGGCGGCGGCGGTGCTCACCGAGTACCGCGGACTGACGATGGCGCAGCTGACGACGCTGCGTCGTTCGCTCGGTCGCGAGACGACCTACGCCGTGACGAAGAACACGCTGGCCAAGATCGCCGCGCGCGACGCTGGTATCACCGACCTCGACGAGCTGCTGACCGGTCCGACCGCGATCGCATTCGTCAAGGGTGACCCGGTCGAGGCCGCCAAGGGCCTGCGCGACTTCGCCAAGGCCAACCCGCTGCTGGTGGTCAAGGGTGGTGTGCTCGACGGTCGCAAGCTGAGCGCCGAGGACATCACCAAGCTGGCCGACCTGGAGTCGCGCGAGGTTCTGCTCGCGAAGCTCGCTGGTGCCATGCAGGCCAAGATGGCGCAGGCTGCCGCGACGTTCAACGCGCTGCCGACCCAGCTCGCCCGGCTCGCCCAGGCGCTGCAGGAGAAGAAGGCCGCCGAGGGCGGCGCCGACGCTCCGGCCGCCGACAGTGGCACCGACGCTGCGGCCGCCGACAACGGCGCCGACGCTCCGGCCGCCGACAGTGGCACCGACGCTGCGGCCGCCGACAACGGCGCCGACGCTCCGGCCGCCGACAGTGGCACCGACGCTGCGGCCGCCGACAACGGCGCCGACGCTCCGGCCGCTGAGGCTTCCGCGGAAGCCTGATCGTCCCCGCGTAGGGGCTGATCGGCCTCGCCGCAACCAATACCGCGCTGGGGTGACACCCCCCGGCACCCCACTGAAAGGACACGCCTGCTATGGCGAAGCTCAGCACCGACGAGCTGCTCGACGCGTTCAAGGAGATGACGCTGATCGAGCTCTCCGAGTTCGTGAAGCTCTTCGAGGACACCTTCGACGTCAAGGCTGCCGCTCCGGCTGCCGTCGCCGTTTCCGGCCCGGCCGGCCCCGGCGCTGCCGCTGAGGCCCCCGAGGAGAAGGACGAGTTCGACGTCATTCTCGAGGGCGCCGGCGACAAGAAGATCCAGGTCATCAAGGAGGTGCGTGCCCTCACCAACCTCGGCCTGAAGGAGGCCAAGGACCTGGTCGACGGCGCGCCGAAGCCGGTCCTGGAGAAGGCCAACAAGGAGACCGCGGACAAGGCGAAGGCCCAGCTCGAGGCCGCTGGCGCCACCGTCTCGGTCAAGTGATCTCCGCCGGCCACCGCGCCGGCGAGCACTGACACCAGAAGCGCCCGTCCGATTCGGGGCGGGCGCTTCGTCA
This genomic window contains:
- a CDS encoding pyridoxal phosphate-dependent aminotransferase — its product is MEPMTAADTTPARRISTRVGAIAESATLAVDAKAKALKAAGRPVIGFGAGEPDFPTPDYVVQAAIAACSEPKNHRYTPAAGLPELKAAIAEKTLRDTGVEVAANQVLVTNGGKQAVYEAFATLVDDGDEVILPAPYWTTYPEAIRLAGGVPVDVVADETQDYLVTVEQLEAARTEKTKALLFCSPSNPTGGVYTAAEVEAIGRWALEHGIWVITDEIYEHLIYGDAEFVSIVKAVPELANQTVILNGVAKTYAMTGWRVGWLIGPTDVVKAASNLQSHATSNVCNVAQRAALAAVSGDLSAVDEMKTAFDRRRQTIVRMLNEIDGVYCPEPKGAFYAYPSVKGLIGKELRGVTIESSAQLASVILDEAEVAVVPGEAFGTPGYLRLSYALSDDDIVEGVSRMQKLLAEAH
- the secE gene encoding preprotein translocase subunit SecE yields the protein MAESKGSAQAAERSAASVAAKTDGSPKLPKGGGKGPVDKGPRKGTKERRPNPISRLIRFIREVVAELRKVIWPTRKELITYTSVVIVFVTIMTAIVWGLDAGVAKIVMWAFGANGDS
- the nusG gene encoding transcription termination/antitermination protein NusG; the encoded protein is MPEYDEDFRLPEGGETAALTDDDEASADVEALQAPTPAPEAVTVEEEDPVEELRRALRMAPGEWYVVHSYAGYENKVKTNLESRITSLNVEDYIFQIEVPTQEVTEVKNGKRQQVQSKVFPGYLMVRMELTPESWSAVRNTPGVTGFVGATSRADRPSPLSLEEVVKILAPTVQKEVKAPVKVVDFEVGDSVTVTEGAFATLPASISEINPDAQKLKVLVSIFGRETPVELNFNQVSKI
- the rplK gene encoding 50S ribosomal protein L11 translates to MPPKKKKLSAIIKLQIKAGAATPAPPVGPALGQHGVNIMEFCKAYNAATESQRGDIVPVEISVYEDRSFTFVTKTPPAARLLLKAAGVPKGSGEPHKTKVATVTRDQVRQIAETKMVDLNAIDIDQAEKIIAGTARSMGITVQD
- the rplA gene encoding 50S ribosomal protein L1; the protein is MKRSKAYRAAAETVDKSKLYSPLEAARLAKSTSTTKYDATVEVAIRLGVDPRKADQMVRGTVNLPHGTGKTARVIVFAVGDKAAQAEAAGADAVGSDDLIERIQGGWLDFDAAIATPDQMSKVGKIARILGPRGLMPNPKTGTVTPDVTKAVNEIKGGKINFRVDKQANLHLVIGKASFDDTKLVENYAAALEEINRAKPSAAKGKFLRKITFTTTMGPGIPVDPNRARNLLEEDAAATA
- the rplL gene encoding 50S ribosomal protein L7/L12 codes for the protein MAKLSTDELLDAFKEMTLIELSEFVKLFEDTFDVKAAAPAAVAVSGPAGPGAAAEAPEEKDEFDVILEGAGDKKIQVIKEVRALTNLGLKEAKDLVDGAPKPVLEKANKETADKAKAQLEAAGATVSVK